The bacterium region ATCAGTTCTCTTCTTGATGGTTTAGGAGTAGGAATTGGTTTTGCTCTTGTAATTTTTGTTGTTTCTATTGTAAGAGAACTTTTTGGAAATGGAACAATACTTGGACACCAAATTTTTGGAGCCAATTTTACTCCATTTTTAATAATGATTATGCCACCAGGTGCTTTTATTGTTATTGGTTTTTTTATTGCGTTAAAACAGGGAATTGAAAGAAGGGGTAAAAAATGTTAAATCAGGCAAATTTAGGATTAATTTTTCTATCTGCATTTTTAGTAAATAATATTTTGCTTATAAAATTTTTAGGGCTATGTTCTTTTTTTGGCCTTTCAAAAGATATTAAATCATCAATAGGAATGGGACTTGCAGTAATTTTTGCAACTGTTATGGCTTGTTGTTTAAGTTGGGCTGTGTACAATTTGCTTCTTTTACCACTGCATCTTGAATATTTAAGAACAGCAACTTTTATTTTAACAATTGCTTCATTTGTCCAGTTTGAAGAAATAATAATAAGGAAAAAATTGCCTGTTTTATATAAGGCATTTGGTATATATCTTCCTTTAATAACTACAAATTGTGCAATTTTAGCGTGTGCTTTTCTTGGAGTTGATTATAAACTTTCTTTTATCCAGAATCTTGTTTTCTCAATCGCTCTACCAGCAGGTTATGCACTTGCAATAATTCTTTTT contains the following coding sequences:
- a CDS encoding RnfABCDGE type electron transport complex subunit A, with translation MLNQANLGLIFLSAFLVNNILLIKFLGLCSFFGLSKDIKSSIGMGLAVIFATVMACCLSWAVYNLLLLPLHLEYLRTATFILTIASFVQFEEIIIRKKLPVLYKAFGIYLPLITTNCAILACAFLGVDYKLSFIQNLVFSIALPAGYALAIILFASIREKIDVAPLPEVFKGAPISFITAGLMSLAFLGFKGLFKL